A window of Benincasa hispida cultivar B227 chromosome 9, ASM972705v1, whole genome shotgun sequence genomic DNA:
GTTTAATACTTTCTTCTGCTGACAGAATAGTTGAGGTAAAAGGTCCCACTGTAATTAGATGAACACGGTTTAGGGATAGTTTTTCGCTTTCGTACgaaatttttgttcttctttttgttttatataattgttttcaatttaatattccTTCAATTTTGGATTCaaaatttttgaattattaGGCTGGATTATAATTCCTACctttaaattagttttgaaattttgaccattttgattttagatattatttaatattgcTGATCTTTAGGACATATGTCaatgttaaaataattattaagtgtatttaaatttaatttttaaatgtttagacATTTTGGATATAAAAactttgtttatatatttttcaaaattccatttttaaattAGATATTCGTCCACTCAACCCCTTATTTATTGTTGAGTTATCATGGACAATGTAGGATTGGGCTTGGATGGTTTTTGAGCTCcaatcaatttgattttgggccaaaatagttttttttttttttttttcttttcttttcaattggACTTATGACCAGATATCATGACTCTAATGAATCAACCTAACTTATTCAATAAAAGAGTCATGAGACAAAAACAAATACATGATCGAGATCTCCcatcttttttaatttcaatttgggacacatgtcaaaTTGCAATTAATCCCAAATTCAATGATttataatttcatcattaatttgaaGAATAACAACAATCTATTATTAGACAAAAAATCTCATTCAATGATATTATTTGATTGTTTCATAGTCACGGCACACCTACAAATAATATATGCCATTTccattaaaaatcaaatactaATTACTCGCATGTTAACCAGTGTCCAAAACATTTTTGAATGTATGCGTGTTCTAAGTTGACACTTTGTGCATCTTATTAGTGTAGATAGATAAGTTAAACCATTATTGCATATTCTCTGAGTCACACGTGAGATATGGTCTCACTCCCTCCACTCATGCATGGACCAAAAAAAACATGAGAAATTGTGAGAACGTGATGTATTGTGTATTGGTACTTGCATAAATAAGAGAAGAAtctaaaaaagtaaataaataaaagttctcCACTTACAAATGACGTTTACATTTTACCATCGGTTCGTAGCCTTACAACTAACCTCTTAGCATAAataatatgaagaaaaaaaaataaatatacatacatataaacgtataaatataaatgtgaacaagaaaaatataattggACGGACAAGGTTTCTACATGGGCATATAATATCTAAAATTAATCGGTGCAAGGATGAGGGATATGGATAAGTCTAAGTCTAGACTCTAGACACAACACAATGCAATGACCTAAAAAGACAAGGTGAAATTTATCCTTTAGACTCACCAAGTTCAATATCCTTAACAGGCTTAGACTCAATTCCTTCCTTCAGAAGTCTAATTTCCTCTTCCGTCAGGCTATTTTTCACATTGATATTAGTCTTCATACTAGATTGCTTCTCAACCTCCACAGCCCAACTATAAATGACCATACCTACAACTGCTAAAATCATGCCTGATATGTTCTTCAAAGTCAGTTCTGAATCAAAGAGCAGCCATCCCAATGTGAGAACACATACTGTTTTCATGTGACCTAACACCTGGAAGGAGACAGCTGAGAAACGCCCAATGCACAAGTATTGGCTGACATTGCAGAACACAGCAAGCGTGCATGAAAGGAGGATGAACAACTGCAAATATGGACCATCCTCAGAAATTAGTTGAAAATTGCGTAGATAAATGAGTTGGCTAGACTGATGCTGGAAAACGGCTGGTACTTACAATGGCACCATAAGACATTTTATAGTTCAGTAGAGATTTGTCACTAAGGTAGTAATCAATAAATGGACCGAGAACCAGGAGAGAAAGGGCTTGAATAGGTGCTGTCTTGCTCAGCAATTCAAAAGATCCAATGGAGTACTTCTTTTGTAGTGAACCTATAGTCTGTTGCAAGAATATACTTCAGAGATGAGAGTCAGAGTATCATCATAACTGCTGGTACTTTCATCGTTGTTTTTATAGTCATATGAGATAGATAAAAGTAGTCTGCTACAAGCAAAATACCATGTCAAGTTTAACAGAGAAAAGAATTCTTTTACATGCAAACCACGTCAAACGTGTATAGGCTGTAGGGAATAAAGTAAAGCTTTCTGCTGGCCTCTACCTAGCCTGACCGTAAGATGATCAGACAGAACACCAAAGTTCAGTCCCttcaaaaagttcaaaattagaaattaaacttCAAAAAGTTCTCAATCTTGCCTGACCATGAGATAATCATATTTAGTGATTATTCCCAAAATGTCTGTATCCAAAACAACctcaattgaaaaataaaaaataaaaaatcagagGCCCAATTGCTATTTCTGATGCGATATTTCTATGAACATTGCAACAAGATTGCCTAGAGAGGAGCCCAAGGGTCTCTCGCTCAAGGTCGTTAGATTAAAACCAGAGTCGTAGAAACAATTTAAGTTTCACGGTTCTACTTTTTCTGTTTTGCTTCTTTCAGAAGaataaacaaaaaggaaaaagaaagaaaaacagtCACGCCCTTGCTGCGAGAGGGAAAgagtaaaaaacaaaaaccaatcAATCAACATATATACGAAGCATAAGGAGTAAAGGCCAAAATGGAGACCCCTCTCCCCCccccataaaaaaaaaaagtcagcaCGAGTATATAGGCGAAGTACTCACAATTTGCTGCAAAGATGTGGACAAAACGGCAATGCATGCACATAAAAACCCTTTGAGATTAACTTTTACATCAGTGACAGTGCAAACTCCCACACCAATTACTACTACTACAACAGCAGTTTTAACTTCTTTTGAGTAGTGCTTGTTATGAAGGATCCACTCCATCACACAAACCACAGGGATCATACTGAGTTTTGAGATCTGAAACAAACATATAAGAGAGGGAAGTGATCACAATAGGGAACAATAATGCATGAAAACACAGTTAGCATTCTTTAGCATAGCATACCCGATGCATTcttataaactaaattaaagTGTCAAAGGTTCTCAAGATAGTCATATAGTAACCAGGGAATCAATCTTCTTAGTAAGTTCTTACTTGGTAGAATCCCACTGAGTTCAACATAAGACTAAAGTTCATTCCCGTGATGGACATATTTGCGACAATAGAAAACCAAAAGAGCTCCCACAAAGGAACGTGCTTTGATGAGGAATAACCAGTGGCATTTGAGACCAAACCAACCAGTGCAGTCACCGCAAAGTGGAACCCAGTCAAAGTTGTGGCTGAAAAGACatttaaaataagtaaataggTAATATATCTTATTAGTTGGAAGCTAATAAGCATCACAGAATAAAGATCCACACAAAAATTCAAGAGAGAAGAAAACGTTGGTAAACTACAGCATAGAAAACTGTCCAAGCTTGCAAATTGCGATGTGACAATGAGGTAAAAAAATTTGCCTACAAGTGTAAAATCGTCATTGAGCATTGATACTAGATGTGAAATTCCACCGTAACAAAGAGACGGATCCTTAATTTTTCGCTATACATGAGAAGAAACGAGAGCGAAGTTAAGAGAACGAGAGccaaggacaggatctagatcGATGAAAAACGAAAGTTACCACGAGGAGTTTTCaataatttaatcattttttttttattttaaagaaagtgCATAATTTTGCAATCAGAGATCTACAGAACTCTGCGAGGAATGGGAAGATGAGAGAGTAAGAGCGATAAGATTTAGTGAGTCTCACCGAAACTGAAAGCATAGCCATTGGCAGACATGAGCTGCTTGTTGGCCATGATTATCCCGACTGAGCTGACGATATTCATCGCCCACGCCCCAACATCCGATACCGCCGATGATTTCTTTTCAGCTTCCatttctcctctctctctctctctctctttctctctcttttaaataaactaaaattcgaCAAAAATCTGAAcgagagaaaaggaaaaggaggaGATTGGAGGGACGGAGAGAGGAATTGAAGGACCCCCAAACAGCAGATGCCCAGATCGGATCTTAAAATATGTTTACAGATAAGTGAATGTAAAAGACGACGGAAAGACAGGCAAGACAACAAATAGGGAggcaaaacaataaaatttcaaaagaatggGAAAAAAAGACAATATGAAGAAGGGGGAGGGGCGAGGGATGATAAGTGCTTTTTGGGTTTCTAAATACTACTTTCACAACCAATATTTTACAAATCTCTTAAAActtacattatattttataactagatattttattcattaacaaATATGGtatataaattttagaaatatgatAGGGTAATTTCGTCTAAGGCGTTCGTCCATTGTTGTTcgaatttcatttctttcttttgcaTCTGGTAGTGAGTTCTTGGCggtatttatgtatatatacgAGGTGGgtttaaatgttattttcatccaatatttatttacaaaaatctAGCCCAAATGTCTATATTGTTGGTTTTATGCCttaaactcgtggtttgtaaataaataaataatttactgattattaataaaataattttctactTTATTTTGTGTCTTAAATTTGCATAATTCTGTCCAATAAAgcaaaatccaaggttatttacattatacttgaacaatatgtagttGATATATGGTGAATTATGTTTTACATtagacttgaacaatatgtagttGATATATAGTGAATTATGTTcgagtaataacctaaagggtctataatagatgaataaggttgggtgcttcATTATGGTGACATTATAAatatgactcactttgtaattattattaatgatgtaatccaaatcgttcatgtagagacgtgaatggaggtatcctatataaagagttcgtataagattggaccgcgaaataattaatctctctttgtaacttgttaattgaagagattaatatttcataggatgaatatatataactcgatcttaattctaaatgagttatgaactcctatttattaaggatcgtcctttgatttgcatggtgaGAGTGTTGGGTTGGATGCCTTAAATCTCctggtcttatagtttgtaattgtatttgtacaaacatttaatttatctaataaaataagaggtattttatttgatatttagttgcattaacccaaaaaccaataaactaagatccaaggttatctgatgcaacttaaacatgtatgtggagacataccaATGGACCATGtttgagtgataacctaaacgacTTGTAGTAAATgaatatgttggggttgatgccctaaagtctcgtgtcctgtagtttgtaaacagtttgtacgaatgcttgtgttgttaatatatgatatttacttcacatttagtattttgctcatttacttgttttatttgctttaccacaaaccaataaacataaaatccctggttatctatatgtgactcaagcatgtatgtggtgacatacaagtggatcatgtcttgagtgataaccaaaatggtttgtagtatatggataaaggagggaaaccttatcctggtaatgctacggatgcagcccactttgtggaatggtcacaagtgttgtgacttatcacatatggtttgatcctgatcattcgtgttggggacatgcgagcgggggcgtcctgtacaaagagtttgtataagacctaaccacgaagtgttaacatctcgttatataataccgttcattacagagacttcacttctctaggatgaccataggtaacatgccctcaatcctgagtgagttgggaactcctgccattgagggcggtcctttgatttgtatgggtgcgagtggccaggtcttcgattcaaacctaccattttggggattcgtctgatttgggagctagaaacttagctatacaagatggaattcacttcttccctgaggcaggggtaagtagatagatggcctcttatacacatctagatgtgtataagacacaagtgttgtgacttatcacatatggtttgatcctgatcattcgtgttggggacatgcgagcgggggcgtcctgtacaaagagtttgtataagacctaaccacgaagtgttaacatctcgttatataataccgttcattacagagacttcacttctctaggatgaccataggtaacatgccctcaatcctgagtgagttgggaactcctgccattgagggcggtcctttgatttgtatgggtgcgagtggccaggtcttcgattcaaacctaccattttggggattcgtctgatttgggagctagaaacttagctatacaagatggaattcacttcttccctgaggcaggggtaagtagatagactgtctcttatacacatctagatgtgtataagagacagattatatgataattagtCCATTTTTCCACGTTTgaacgtgggttagtgggcagcattggttatggtaaccgatgggttaaaaatgaaaaaaattttcattttgaatcgtgcAATCGATATTCATTCTTCCGCCCAAAAGATTTCGTGAAACGATCgcctgagagcctatacgataattgcttctccgcctaaacgatcgtccaccttgCAATTTAActgaacgatcgtatacatttttcctaaacgatcgttcagcatttcctacacgatcgtgtagtgtaaGACCCTAACCCTTAACCAAGACAATATTGGGTTAGAATAGAGAAAAAAGTCAGGGTCAAAGAGGAGAAAAAAATTCTAGGTGTCTAAATGGACTGCTTAGTAGTTTGAAATAAGTcataactagtgaaaatttggttaagaatatTGTCAAATAGGAGTTATGCTTGGAAACCAAGGTAAAAATAGCTTAAAAATTAGATGATGTGTTGGCTTTGTGCTAAGTATTGATGTTAGTGTTGTCTATGCGTTGGTTTTAatcatttagaggttatttggacgtTGAGGGgagccaaagtgtggccaagaggAACGCATGCGGCAAAAATGTCTTTAGAGGctagaacaacgcatgcgacGACCTCAAGTTGCGCATCCAAAGGTGCTGGACGTTGGACACGATGTATGTGTTGGTAAGCAGCCGAAGGCATGCGGCCGAAGGAAATGCGTTGGTAGTTCACGGTGATACGAGGGCATGCGATGCAAGGGCATGTGGTGATACAAGGGCATGCGGTGCAGGAGCATGCGGTGATGTGAGGGCATGCGTTGATGCGGTGCGAGGCATACGGTGATGGAGGCATGTGGCGATGGACGTGTCagtgctatgcgatggatgcggtAGTACTacgctatgcgttggtgatgtgctatgtgaTGGTAATGTGTTATGCGATGGacatgtgctatgcgttgaacaCTCGAAGGCATGTAGGCGCATAGAATAAGCTAGTAGTATGCATTGAAAGAGTGTTGGTCATAATCTTAGGCGAGCGCATAGGCAAAAGGTAAGCTATGCGGAAGAGGGCAAGGATGCGATGCTTTGAGTTTGACTCAAGTAATGCGCTGATAAGAAAGCCTCAAGTTAAGAATGGCTAACCAAGAAGAGGGCGTAAGGTTAAATGAaccttgcgagcatctagcatatgcgaccaagttgcacAAGGGAAGATTACACAATCAAGGTTAGTAGGTCACATATGGGAAAAAGTGTTATGCGACAATAGTTTGGAGAAACAATTCAAAAGCGCAAGCATTGATGGATGCATGCGCCAAGGAAGTGTCCAGACATTTGATATTGCGGTGATCGGATGAACGCATATGTGGTTGACCCTATTGATGATTGAATGAATACAAGTTGGCTTGCGATCAAGAGAGTATGGAATGTGCCCATAAGTGAAGCTAAATCATCCGGATAAATACTCTTAAACATTAAGCAGATGAGGTGGCTTAAGGATATTACATGCAAAGTGATTCTTATCTACTTAAGTAGGAGGTGTAAGGCTAAGATTACATGCAAAGTAAACAATTTTGTTGGCAATCCAAGATTAAAACAACTAAAGGCTTTGTTGACAAGGAATTAGTGTTGGCAGCATGAAGGAAAGACATTTGGATTTTGAGTTGTTGCAAGGGGAGGAGCCCCAGATATCTATAAATAGGAGGAATTGGTGTGAATAATTGACTCATGCCATTTCCAAATTTCCAGTGCTAAAATCCTAAATAGAGAGTTAAGAATAAGTTCTCAGGCTGCCATTATAATTGGAGTTCGAAGGAATTAGGAATTGTGTTGACAAGTTGAAGGGCCAGACAGACGCACAAGCCAGCACTTAACGCATCGACTGGACGCCGCGACCATCAGTGCAACGCATTGCGTGCCCGCCTCCTGCGTAAAGTCTGACGCTGCAATCCCTGCCCAACACCCTTTGCGCGCACGGCCTCGCCTTGTCACAAGCAGCAACACCCGATTTTGGTTGAAATAACCTCTAAACAAACTATTTGAGGTTTTTGGTTGAACTTTTGAGTATGGTAAGCTGGTAATTTTGGTATAAAAGggtattttgaatattttaaagttattttgtgaaataatGGTATTAATTGAGAATTTTCATTGAAATGGAGAAATTTCAGGAAAACACTTCAAAAGTAAATTGCAGTAGGAAGCCTTGAAAACAttgtgagtggttattgtgtatTGTCTAATTAATGcatttctatatataaaaaaatgtatatataggGGGTAATATCAAATAGGCATGAACAAGGATGCATGTTTATTATGTCACTATGCTTGCTAAGATATTGCCTGTGTGTTGTAATGGAAACTGGAATTATACCcgggatatatagttagcatgcttgaaaggGT
This region includes:
- the LOC120087165 gene encoding UDP-rhamnose/UDP-galactose transporter 2; this translates as MEAEKKSSAVSDVGAWAMNIVSSVGIIMANKQLMSANGYAFSFATTLTGFHFAVTALVGLVSNATGYSSSKHVPLWELFWFSIVANMSITGMNFSLMLNSVGFYQISKLSMIPVVCVMEWILHNKHYSKEVKTAVVVVVIGVGVCTVTDVKVNLKGFLCACIAVLSTSLQQITIGSLQKKYSIGSFELLSKTAPIQALSLLVLGPFIDYYLSDKSLLNYKMSYGAILFILLSCTLAVFCNVSQYLCIGRFSAVSFQVLGHMKTVCVLTLGWLLFDSELTLKNISGMILAVVGMVIYSWAVEVEKQSSMKTNINVKNSLTEEEIRLLKEGIESKPVKDIELGESKG